In a genomic window of Ralstonia insidiosa:
- a CDS encoding PAAR domain-containing protein, with translation MTRPFILLGDKTDHGGVVISASGNTSTGGKGIACVGDKVTCPKQGHGGTTVIVTGDPNVIIDGKQAARHGDKTACGATLLSSQGNTGSI, from the coding sequence ATGACACGTCCCTTCATCCTGCTGGGTGACAAGACGGACCACGGCGGTGTGGTGATCAGCGCGTCGGGCAACACGTCCACGGGCGGCAAGGGCATCGCCTGTGTGGGCGACAAGGTCACCTGCCCCAAGCAAGGCCATGGCGGCACCACCGTCATCGTCACCGGAGACCCGAACGTCATCATCGACGGCAAGCAGGCCGCGCGCCACGGCGACAAGACCGCCTGCGGCGCCACGCTCCTGTCGAGCCAAGGCAACACGGGCAGCATCTGA
- a CDS encoding M15 family metallopeptidase, with amino-acid sequence MVFVVLALYFVAMVVVAAVLLLPSVRQRCAAVVRAQWQRLSTGAAVVGARSAGSLRGSVDSAASNASAFKRFVARRKLLLLGAMGVLSVPPIVALALREQQSFEFDDDQVREPDPHISALLNGERLIPPPPLPPEVFTTREVELIRPAIRDASRDWNLLDADFRQRLLLVYKIMRDEHGYEMALLEGFRSPDRQAKLAAMGSNVTQAGAYQSYHQYGLAADSAFFREGKLVISEKDPWAMRGYELYGQTAESVGLVWGGRWKMMDLGHVELRRKGVLGKRPDAPGQ; translated from the coding sequence TCTCGCTCTCTACTTCGTCGCCATGGTGGTGGTGGCTGCCGTGTTGCTGTTGCCGTCGGTTCGGCAACGCTGCGCTGCGGTTGTGCGCGCGCAGTGGCAGCGCCTGAGCACCGGTGCGGCCGTGGTTGGTGCGCGCTCGGCGGGCTCGTTGCGCGGGTCGGTGGACAGCGCAGCGTCGAATGCGTCTGCGTTCAAGCGGTTCGTGGCGCGCCGGAAACTGTTGCTGCTGGGGGCTATGGGTGTGCTGTCGGTGCCACCCATTGTGGCGCTGGCGCTGCGCGAGCAGCAGTCGTTCGAGTTTGACGATGACCAGGTGCGTGAGCCGGACCCGCACATCTCTGCGCTGCTCAATGGTGAACGGCTGATCCCGCCGCCGCCGTTGCCGCCCGAGGTGTTCACCACGCGCGAGGTCGAGCTGATCCGCCCGGCCATCCGCGATGCGAGCCGTGACTGGAACCTGCTCGACGCCGATTTCCGCCAGCGTCTGCTGCTCGTCTACAAGATCATGCGCGACGAACACGGTTACGAGATGGCGCTGCTCGAAGGCTTCCGCAGCCCCGATCGGCAAGCCAAGCTGGCGGCGATGGGCAGCAACGTCACACAGGCTGGGGCGTATCAGAGCTACCACCAGTACGGCCTGGCAGCAGACAGCGCGTTCTTCCGCGAGGGCAAGCTGGTGATCAGTGAGAAAGACCCGTGGGCGATGCGCGGCTACGAGTTGTATGGGCAAACGGCGGAGTCGGTTGGCCTCGTGTGGGGCGGCCGCTGGAAGATGATGGACCTGGGCCATGTGGAGCTGCGTCGCAAGGGCGTACTCGGCAAGCGTCCCGACGCGCCAGGCCAATGA